The Janthinobacterium lividum genome has a window encoding:
- the rimP gene encoding ribosome maturation factor RimP produces MQQLGLIEKTVTGLGYELVDVERAERGLLRVFIDFSAADAAEKGPITVEDCATVSHQLSHVLTVENVPYERLEISSPGLDRPVRKLEDFVRFAGQEIIVKLTVAMPGTNNRKSFQGILQEPVGDKLSLEFEGKDGPAMLEFTLADVDKARLVPQVVFKGRKA; encoded by the coding sequence TTGCAGCAGTTGGGATTAATTGAAAAGACAGTTACAGGTCTGGGCTATGAGCTCGTTGATGTCGAACGTGCCGAGCGCGGACTGCTGCGCGTCTTTATTGATTTCAGCGCCGCCGATGCCGCTGAAAAAGGTCCGATCACGGTCGAAGACTGTGCCACGGTGAGTCACCAGTTATCGCATGTGTTGACGGTAGAGAACGTTCCTTACGAGCGTCTCGAGATTTCTTCCCCTGGTCTGGATCGTCCGGTGCGCAAGCTGGAAGACTTTGTCCGTTTCGCAGGCCAGGAAATCATCGTCAAGCTGACTGTGGCGATGCCGGGTACGAACAACCGGAAATCGTTCCAGGGGATCTTGCAAGAACCCGTGGGCGATAAATTGTCGTTGGAATTTGAAGGTAAGGATGGTCCGGCGATGTTGGAGTTTACGCTCGCGGATGTGGATAAGGCACGCTTGGTGCCGCAGGTGGTTTTTAAGGGACGCAAAGCATGA
- the rluB gene encoding 23S rRNA pseudouridine(2605) synthase RluB: protein MNNPNTPETVTASDEAIVAKPKRRTKAQIEADTAAAAATTAAGDSAAAKPKRRTKADVAADSVAESSVAAAAETEAAPAVKKTRAKPALKAVADAAEAAAEAVAAPAPRPPRARAAAKAAAAVAETAPEAVADKPAEARPTRGPRQMRGVQAERALRQPPRAEAPQAAETAAAAPAAEQAAAPVADVFDAEGNLVSGPRLPRGPRNDVAGAGKNAGKSRKKGKGRQAAPGKLSDADAVFSFVTSDAFDSEEGGTGRVQKVAVRRDLTSDDDAPKLHKVLAEAGLGSRRDMEDLIISGRVSVNGEPAHIGQRILPSDHVRINGKLIQRRVSKKPPRVLVYHKPAGEIVSHNDPDGRPSVFDRLPTMKAGKWLAVGRLDFNTEGLLLFTTSGDLANRLMHPRYGIDREYAVRTLGELEEGMRQKLLAGVELEDGLAQFSKIADGGGEGINKWYRVVIGEGRNREVRRMFEAIGLTVSRLIRTRYGAMTLPSGLKRGRWEEMDENTVRDLLTAYGIEKKMPASGDPRAAGAVKGREARKASRDDEPNGNRIDVSNRNADPFPVAPRRGQPQGQFARPQGQGRPGGAGRPSEARGPGRGQPQGPFQGGQPRSSASFEGSPQGQGRPPRAAGQGQGRPAGGEGRAPQRGPRQPDPLQTTFGFANTGPRRNAGGGAGGQARSGGQSRGGMDRGGMDGMPRRRSKG from the coding sequence ATGAATAATCCGAATACACCCGAGACAGTAACCGCCAGCGACGAAGCCATCGTTGCCAAGCCCAAGCGCCGCACCAAGGCCCAGATCGAAGCCGATACGGCCGCCGCCGCTGCAACTACTGCTGCCGGCGACAGCGCCGCTGCCAAGCCGAAGCGCCGCACGAAAGCCGACGTGGCCGCCGACTCAGTTGCTGAATCCTCCGTCGCCGCCGCTGCTGAAACTGAAGCTGCACCTGCCGTCAAGAAAACTCGCGCCAAGCCAGCCCTGAAGGCCGTGGCTGACGCCGCGGAGGCCGCTGCCGAGGCGGTTGCCGCCCCTGCGCCGCGTCCGCCGCGCGCCCGCGCCGCCGCCAAGGCCGCTGCCGCCGTCGCTGAAACGGCGCCGGAAGCCGTCGCTGACAAGCCGGCCGAAGCACGCCCGACCCGTGGTCCGCGCCAGATGCGTGGCGTGCAAGCGGAACGCGCGCTGCGCCAGCCGCCGCGCGCCGAAGCGCCGCAGGCAGCCGAGACAGCTGCAGCAGCGCCTGCCGCCGAGCAAGCCGCCGCGCCTGTCGCCGACGTGTTCGATGCCGAAGGCAACCTCGTGTCCGGCCCGCGCCTGCCGCGTGGTCCGCGCAACGACGTGGCGGGCGCTGGCAAGAATGCTGGCAAGAGCCGTAAGAAGGGCAAGGGCCGCCAGGCTGCGCCGGGGAAACTCAGCGACGCTGATGCCGTGTTCTCGTTTGTCACCTCCGACGCTTTCGACAGTGAAGAAGGCGGCACGGGCCGCGTGCAGAAAGTGGCCGTGCGTCGCGACCTGACGTCCGACGACGACGCGCCGAAGCTGCACAAGGTGCTGGCCGAAGCCGGTCTCGGTTCGCGCCGCGACATGGAAGACCTGATCATTTCGGGCCGCGTGTCCGTGAATGGCGAGCCGGCCCACATCGGCCAGCGCATCTTGCCGAGCGACCACGTGCGCATCAACGGCAAGTTGATCCAGCGCCGCGTCAGCAAGAAGCCGCCAAGAGTGCTCGTGTATCACAAGCCGGCCGGCGAAATCGTCAGTCATAACGACCCGGACGGCCGTCCATCCGTGTTCGACCGCCTGCCGACCATGAAAGCGGGCAAGTGGCTGGCCGTTGGCCGTCTCGACTTCAACACGGAAGGCTTGCTGCTGTTTACCACGTCCGGTGACCTGGCCAACCGCCTGATGCACCCGCGCTACGGCATCGACCGCGAGTACGCCGTGCGTACCCTGGGCGAGCTGGAAGAGGGCATGCGTCAGAAACTGCTGGCCGGCGTCGAGCTGGAAGATGGCCTGGCGCAGTTCTCGAAGATCGCCGATGGCGGCGGCGAAGGCATCAACAAGTGGTACCGCGTGGTGATCGGCGAAGGCCGTAACCGCGAAGTGCGCCGCATGTTCGAAGCCATCGGCCTGACCGTGTCGCGCCTGATTCGTACGCGCTACGGCGCCATGACCCTGCCGAGCGGCCTGAAACGCGGCCGCTGGGAAGAGATGGATGAAAACACCGTGCGTGACCTGTTGACCGCCTACGGCATTGAAAAGAAGATGCCGGCATCGGGCGACCCCCGTGCTGCTGGCGCCGTCAAGGGCCGCGAAGCGCGCAAGGCCAGCCGCGATGACGAGCCGAATGGCAACCGCATCGATGTGAGCAACCGCAACGCCGATCCTTTCCCGGTCGCGCCGCGTCGTGGTCAGCCGCAGGGCCAGTTTGCCCGTCCGCAAGGCCAGGGTCGCCCAGGCGGCGCAGGCCGTCCAAGCGAAGCGCGTGGTCCGGGCCGTGGCCAGCCGCAAGGTCCGTTCCAGGGTGGCCAGCCCCGCTCGTCGGCATCGTTCGAAGGTTCGCCGCAAGGCCAGGGTCGTCCGCCGCGTGCGGCAGGCCAGGGCCAGGGACGTCCGGCCGGTGGCGAAGGTCGCGCGCCGCAACGCGGTCCGCGCCAGCCCGATCCGCTGCAAACGACCTTCGGCTTCGCCAACACGGGTCCGCGCCGCAATGCCGGCGGTGGTGCCGGTGGTCAGGCGCGTTCCGGTGGTCAGTCGCGTGGCGGCATGGATCGTGGCGGCATGGATGGCATGCCGCGCCGCCGCAGCAAAGGTTAA
- a CDS encoding ABC transporter ATP-binding protein: MDQNNLLEVRDLRVTFRLDKKTTFEAVKGISFNVPRNSTVALVGESGSGKSVSSLAVMGLLPPDNTIIDPASSIHFGGRDLLKLSIAERRTMCGKDISMIFQEPMSSLNPVFTVGFQIAEVLRQHMGMNRKQARARTLALLEEVGIPDPSAKIDAYPSQMSGGQQQRVMIAMAIACEPKLLIADEPTTALDVTIQKQIMDLIAALQKKHQMSVLFITHDLGLVGEIADQVIVMRHGEVRETGEVRQVFEAPTDAYTKALLHCRPSLDERPWRLPVIADYMEGKAGPGVEVKQRTRGYTPGDEPVLVVNNLSKSFYTREGLFGKREFQAVKDVSFTLPRGKTLGVVGESGSGKTTVGLTLLRLHQATGGTAMFHGKDLIAMPNKEYLPYKRRIQIIFQNPYASLNPRFTVGQILLEPMRIHKIGANDQERIAKAYWLLDKVGLPEQAFHRYPHEFSGGQRQRIAIARCLTMQPEILVCDESVSALDVSVQAQVLNLLQDLQDEFGLSYIFISHDLSVVKYIADQVMVMHKGQVVELADSDELYRNPVHPYTRTLLSAIPKGVQI; this comes from the coding sequence ATGGACCAGAATAACCTGTTGGAAGTGCGCGATCTGCGCGTCACCTTCCGCCTGGACAAGAAGACCACGTTCGAAGCCGTCAAGGGCATCTCGTTCAACGTGCCGCGCAACAGCACCGTGGCGCTGGTGGGCGAATCGGGCAGTGGCAAGTCCGTCAGCTCGCTGGCCGTGATGGGCTTGTTGCCGCCAGATAACACCATCATAGATCCTGCTTCCAGCATCCACTTTGGCGGGCGCGACCTGCTCAAATTGTCGATCGCCGAGCGGCGCACCATGTGCGGCAAGGATATCTCGATGATCTTCCAGGAGCCGATGTCGTCGCTGAACCCCGTGTTTACGGTCGGCTTCCAGATCGCCGAAGTGTTGCGCCAGCACATGGGCATGAATCGCAAGCAGGCGCGCGCCCGCACCTTGGCGCTGCTCGAAGAGGTGGGCATACCCGATCCCTCCGCGAAGATCGACGCTTACCCGAGCCAGATGTCGGGCGGCCAGCAGCAGCGCGTGATGATCGCCATGGCGATCGCCTGTGAACCGAAGCTCTTGATCGCGGACGAGCCGACGACGGCGCTGGACGTGACGATCCAGAAGCAGATCATGGACTTGATCGCCGCGCTGCAAAAGAAGCATCAAATGTCCGTGCTCTTCATTACCCATGACCTGGGCCTGGTGGGCGAGATCGCCGACCAGGTGATCGTCATGCGCCATGGCGAGGTGCGCGAAACGGGCGAAGTGCGGCAAGTATTTGAAGCGCCGACCGACGCTTATACCAAAGCGCTGCTGCATTGCCGCCCGTCCTTGGATGAGCGCCCGTGGCGCTTGCCCGTCATCGCCGACTATATGGAAGGCAAGGCTGGCCCCGGCGTGGAAGTCAAACAGCGCACGCGTGGCTACACGCCGGGCGACGAGCCCGTGTTGGTGGTGAATAACCTGAGTAAAAGCTTTTATACGCGTGAAGGGTTGTTCGGCAAGCGCGAATTCCAGGCCGTCAAGGATGTGTCGTTCACTTTGCCACGCGGCAAGACCCTGGGCGTGGTGGGCGAGTCCGGCTCAGGCAAGACGACGGTGGGCCTGACCCTGCTGCGCCTGCACCAGGCAACTGGCGGCACGGCCATGTTCCACGGCAAGGATTTGATTGCCATGCCGAACAAGGAATATTTGCCCTATAAACGCCGCATCCAGATCATCTTCCAGAATCCGTATGCGTCCTTGAATCCCCGTTTCACGGTGGGGCAGATCCTGCTGGAACCGATGCGCATCCACAAGATCGGCGCGAATGACCAGGAACGCATCGCCAAGGCCTACTGGCTGCTCGACAAGGTGGGGCTGCCCGAGCAGGCCTTCCACCGCTATCCGCACGAGTTTTCCGGTGGCCAACGCCAGCGCATCGCCATTGCCCGCTGCCTGACCATGCAGCCGGAAATCCTCGTGTGCGACGAATCCGTGTCGGCGCTCGACGTGTCGGTGCAGGCGCAGGTATTGAACTTGCTGCAGGACTTGCAGGATGAATTCGGCCTGTCCTACATCTTCATCTCGCACGATTTGTCCGTGGTCAAATACATCGCCGACCAGGTGATGGTGATGCACAAGGGGCAAGTGGTGGAACTGGCGGATTCGGATGAGCTGTACCGCAATCCCGTGCATCCGTACACGCGCACCCTATTGAGCGCCATACCGAAGGGCGTGCAAATCTAA
- a CDS encoding glucokinase → MSASSSPVLPTSAFADGPRLLADVGGTNARFALEVAAGHITLVEVLPCADYPSLSAALQAYLALPHIAAAGGQAVRHAMIAIANPVDGDFLSMTNHHWSFSIRAMREECGFTTLDVVNDFTALARALPQLSSEQKHQVGAGTARPNTAIGLIGAGTGLGVSGLIPSHGGWIALQSEGGHVSFAPFNEVEVSILQFAWREYEHVSAERLISGDGLELIYRALADRAGVPAEALPAAEITRRALAGESQLCDDVIEAFCCMLGTVAGNVAVTLGALGGIYIGGGIVPRLGARFDRSGFRARFERKGRFANYVSQVPTFVITAQYPAFLGASAILSEKLASL, encoded by the coding sequence ATGAGCGCTTCGTCTTCTCCCGTACTGCCGACTTCCGCCTTCGCCGATGGACCGCGCCTGCTGGCCGACGTGGGCGGCACCAATGCCCGTTTCGCCCTGGAAGTGGCCGCTGGCCACATCACTTTGGTGGAAGTGTTGCCCTGTGCCGATTACCCGAGCCTGTCCGCCGCCCTGCAAGCCTACCTGGCCCTGCCGCACATCGCTGCCGCCGGCGGGCAAGCCGTGCGCCACGCCATGATCGCTATCGCCAATCCGGTCGACGGCGATTTCCTCAGCATGACGAACCACCACTGGTCGTTCTCGATCCGCGCCATGCGCGAAGAGTGCGGTTTCACGACCCTGGACGTGGTCAACGATTTCACGGCCCTGGCGCGCGCCTTGCCGCAGCTGTCGAGCGAGCAAAAGCACCAAGTGGGCGCGGGCACGGCCCGTCCGAACACGGCTATCGGCCTGATCGGCGCCGGCACGGGCCTGGGCGTGTCCGGCCTGATTCCTTCGCACGGCGGCTGGATTGCCCTGCAAAGCGAAGGCGGCCACGTCAGCTTTGCGCCTTTCAATGAAGTGGAAGTGAGCATTCTGCAATTTGCCTGGCGTGAATACGAGCACGTCTCGGCCGAGCGCCTGATTTCCGGCGATGGCCTGGAACTGATCTACCGCGCCCTGGCCGACCGCGCGGGCGTGCCGGCGGAAGCCTTGCCGGCGGCGGAAATCACGCGCCGCGCGCTGGCTGGCGAATCCCAGTTGTGCGACGACGTCATCGAGGCGTTCTGCTGCATGCTCGGTACCGTGGCGGGCAACGTCGCCGTCACCCTGGGCGCGCTTGGCGGCATTTATATCGGCGGCGGCATCGTGCCACGTCTGGGGGCGCGTTTCGACCGCTCCGGTTTCCGCGCCCGCTTCGAGCGCAAGGGCCGCTTCGCCAATTATGTGTCGCAAGTACCGACCTTCGTCATCACGGCGCAGTACCCAGCTTTCCTGGGTGCATCGGCCATTCTCTCGGAGAAGCTTGCCTCCCTGTGA
- the scpB gene encoding SMC-Scp complex subunit ScpB: MNTIEAKKVLETALLCARESLTIHSLKKLFVDADENGRVRGVGVGADTIKQLLEELRDEWEGRGIEIVSLASGWRFQSRPEMKMYLDRMTPERPPKYSRATLETLAIIAYRQPVTRGDIEEIRGVAVNSQTIKMLEDRGWVDAIGYRDVVGRPALLATTKQFLDDLGLHSLSQLPPLQQISEMQGNGLEALEAALQENFDKASNELVPQLGAGSNTAVTDVDVTASLDAGPDASPTDEAYTHDPAPELTVDAAPGQHSQETKNE; this comes from the coding sequence ATGAATACAATTGAGGCTAAAAAAGTCCTCGAAACCGCGTTGCTGTGCGCTCGTGAGTCGCTGACGATCCACAGCTTGAAGAAGCTGTTCGTCGATGCGGACGAGAATGGTCGCGTGCGTGGCGTCGGCGTTGGCGCCGACACGATCAAGCAATTGCTGGAAGAGTTGCGCGATGAGTGGGAAGGGCGCGGCATCGAGATCGTCAGTCTGGCTTCGGGCTGGCGCTTTCAAAGTCGCCCGGAAATGAAGATGTATCTCGATCGCATGACGCCCGAGCGGCCGCCCAAGTATTCGCGGGCGACCCTGGAAACCCTGGCCATCATCGCCTACCGCCAGCCGGTGACGCGCGGCGATATCGAGGAAATTCGCGGCGTTGCCGTCAATTCGCAGACGATCAAGATGCTGGAAGACCGTGGCTGGGTTGATGCCATCGGCTACCGCGACGTGGTGGGACGGCCGGCTTTGCTGGCCACCACCAAGCAGTTTTTGGATGACCTGGGTTTGCATTCGCTGTCCCAGCTGCCGCCTTTGCAGCAAATCAGTGAAATGCAGGGCAATGGGCTCGAAGCCCTGGAAGCGGCCCTGCAAGAAAATTTTGACAAGGCAAGCAATGAGCTTGTCCCCCAGCTTGGTGCAGGTAGCAATACGGCTGTGACAGATGTAGATGTGACAGCAAGCCTTGATGCCGGCCCCGATGCTTCGCCCACGGACGAAGCCTACACTCACGACCCTGCGCCAGAACTAACGGTTGACGCTGCGCCAGGTCAGCACAGCCAAGAAACGAAGAATGAATAA
- a CDS encoding ABC transporter permease — protein MSKPHTSPGLWALAWRRLRGDKIAMVSLAVVGAFFLLVLASASGLVASNWEDEVAVSYAPPTFVGADKDVAADAAMPVTDERSAPTPVNVLDPLADDIAELRAQMGSNPSAGVEMYGVTDPLADDLTALRAGMGKAKKLVTHKAATLPFGADKWGHDILQKTIKGGETSIVVGLVAALLAVVLGTIFGAVSGYFGGMVDDFFNWFYSIFTSIPSILMILTVAAVLQQKGVLTIVLILGLTGWTGPYRLIRAEYIKHKAREYVMAADAIGASHWRKMFSHIFPNVSHVALVQMSILVVGFIKAEVILSFLGFGVPVGTVSWGSMLNEAQNELILGKWWQLTAAATAMAVLVTAFSLFTDALRDALDPKVK, from the coding sequence ATGTCGAAACCTCATACATCGCCCGGCCTGTGGGCCCTGGCGTGGCGCCGTTTGCGCGGCGACAAGATTGCAATGGTATCGCTGGCCGTGGTCGGCGCCTTTTTCCTGCTGGTGCTGGCGTCCGCCAGCGGCCTGGTAGCCTCGAACTGGGAAGACGAAGTGGCCGTCAGTTATGCGCCGCCCACCTTTGTGGGCGCCGACAAGGATGTCGCCGCCGATGCCGCGATGCCGGTGACGGACGAGCGCAGCGCACCCACCCCCGTCAACGTGCTCGATCCCCTGGCCGACGATATCGCGGAACTGCGCGCCCAGATGGGCAGCAATCCTTCCGCCGGCGTCGAGATGTACGGCGTCACCGACCCGCTGGCCGACGACTTGACGGCCTTGCGCGCCGGCATGGGCAAGGCCAAGAAACTCGTCACGCACAAGGCGGCAACCTTGCCGTTCGGCGCCGACAAGTGGGGCCACGACATCCTGCAGAAAACCATCAAGGGCGGCGAAACGTCGATCGTCGTGGGCCTGGTGGCAGCCTTGCTGGCCGTGGTGCTGGGCACCATCTTTGGCGCCGTGTCTGGCTACTTCGGCGGCATGGTCGATGATTTCTTCAACTGGTTCTACAGCATTTTCACGTCGATTCCATCGATCCTGATGATTTTGACGGTGGCGGCCGTGCTGCAGCAGAAGGGCGTGCTGACCATCGTGCTGATCCTCGGACTGACAGGCTGGACGGGGCCATACCGCTTGATCCGCGCCGAATACATCAAGCACAAGGCGCGCGAATACGTGATGGCGGCCGACGCCATCGGCGCCTCGCACTGGCGCAAGATGTTTTCGCACATCTTCCCGAACGTCAGCCACGTGGCGCTGGTGCAAATGTCGATTCTCGTGGTGGGCTTCATCAAGGCCGAAGTGATTCTGAGCTTCCTGGGCTTTGGCGTGCCGGTGGGCACCGTCTCGTGGGGCAGCATGCTCAACGAGGCACAAAATGAACTGATCCTGGGCAAATGGTGGCAGCTGACAGCCGCCGCCACGGCGATGGCCGTGCTGGTGACGGCGTTCTCGCTGTTTACTGATGCCTTGCGCGATGCGCTCGACCCCAAAGTGAAATAG
- the nusA gene encoding transcription termination factor NusA: MSREVLLLVDALAREKNVDKDVVFGALEFALAQATKKRYEGEVDIRVSIDRETGEFESFRRWHVVPDEAGLQLPDQEILHFEAKEQISDIEVDDHIEEPIESVEFGRRFAQDTKQVVLQRVRDAEREQILVDFLERGDSLVTGTIKRMERGDAIVESGKIEARLPRDQMIPKENLRIGDRVRAFILRIDRNMRGPQVILSRTAPEFIMKLFELEVPEIEQGMLEIKSAARDAGVRAKIAVYTADKRIDPIGTCVGMRGSRVQAVTGELGGERVDIVLWSEDPAQFVIGALAPANVSSIMVDEEKHAMDVVVDEENLAIAIGRSGQNVRLASDLTGWKINIMTAEESADKAAQETAAVRILFMEKLDVDQEVADILVEEGFASLEEIAYVPISEMLEIESFDEDTVNELRTRARDALVTEAIASEEGLEGMDEALVGLEGMDRITAGKLGLAGIKTVEAFAALAYDEFGAILALSADRARELITSEFKDVTDDEMKLVDSKYDDRAKALQAKAWSLAESAKA; the protein is encoded by the coding sequence ATGAGCCGCGAAGTTTTATTATTGGTTGACGCGCTGGCGCGCGAAAAAAACGTCGATAAAGATGTCGTCTTCGGCGCCCTCGAATTCGCGTTGGCGCAAGCCACGAAGAAACGGTATGAGGGTGAGGTAGACATCCGCGTTTCGATCGACCGCGAAACGGGCGAATTCGAATCGTTCCGCCGCTGGCACGTGGTGCCCGATGAAGCGGGCCTGCAATTGCCGGATCAGGAGATCCTGCATTTCGAGGCAAAAGAACAGATTTCCGATATCGAAGTCGATGACCACATCGAAGAACCGATCGAATCCGTTGAATTCGGCCGCCGTTTCGCCCAGGATACCAAACAGGTCGTCCTGCAGCGCGTACGTGACGCCGAACGCGAACAGATCCTGGTCGACTTCCTGGAACGTGGCGATTCGCTCGTCACCGGCACCATCAAGCGCATGGAACGCGGCGACGCCATCGTCGAATCGGGCAAGATCGAAGCGCGCCTGCCACGCGACCAGATGATCCCGAAAGAGAATCTGCGTATCGGCGACCGTGTGCGTGCTTTCATCTTGCGCATCGACCGCAATATGCGCGGCCCGCAAGTGATTCTGTCGCGCACCGCGCCGGAATTCATCATGAAGCTGTTCGAACTGGAAGTGCCGGAAATCGAGCAAGGCATGCTGGAAATTAAATCCGCAGCCCGCGATGCCGGCGTACGCGCCAAGATCGCCGTCTACACGGCCGACAAGCGCATCGACCCGATCGGTACTTGCGTCGGCATGCGCGGTTCGCGCGTGCAGGCCGTCACCGGCGAACTCGGTGGCGAACGTGTCGACATCGTGCTGTGGTCGGAAGATCCGGCGCAGTTCGTCATCGGCGCCCTGGCGCCAGCGAACGTGTCGTCGATCATGGTCGATGAAGAAAAACACGCGATGGATGTCGTCGTGGACGAAGAAAACCTGGCAATCGCGATCGGCCGTTCCGGCCAGAACGTGCGCCTGGCCTCGGATCTGACCGGCTGGAAGATCAACATCATGACGGCCGAAGAATCGGCTGACAAAGCTGCCCAGGAAACGGCTGCCGTGCGCATCCTGTTCATGGAAAAGCTCGATGTCGACCAGGAAGTGGCCGATATTCTGGTGGAAGAAGGTTTCGCCAGTCTGGAAGAAATCGCTTACGTGCCAATTTCCGAAATGCTGGAAATCGAATCGTTTGACGAAGATACCGTCAATGAACTCCGTACCCGTGCGCGTGATGCGCTCGTGACCGAAGCGATTGCTTCGGAAGAGGGTCTGGAAGGCATGGACGAGGCGTTGGTGGGTCTGGAAGGCATGGACCGCATTACCGCCGGCAAGCTGGGTCTGGCTGGTATCAAGACCGTTGAAGCATTTGCAGCACTGGCATACGACGAATTTGGCGCAATCCTGGCCTTGTCTGCGGACCGTGCGCGTGAACTGATTACAAGTGAATTTAAAGATGTGACCGACGATGAGATGAAGTTGGTTGACTCGAAATATGACGATCGTGCCAAGGCGTTGCAAGCCAAGGCATGGAGTCTGGCCGAATCCGCAAAGGCTTAA
- a CDS encoding VTT domain-containing protein — protein sequence MPNLIYLLEHYGVLIVFGIVLVEQLGLPIPAFPILVVAGALAVDGDMNGGLVLAAALGACLISDFTWFRAGRHFGKRILRLLCRISLSPDYCVSQTEDKFKRWGPKALIVSKFVPGFNTVAAPMSGALGTPPGLFFLYAGLGALLWSGTGIVVGVIFHSSVQQVLDLLSTMGSTALLMLATLLGLFLLYKFLERRRFRQALQIERIGIDELLELIEQGEEPLMVDARSATAQALEPAVPGALFFNGKEPVPAMIAMDKDRHIIVYCSCPNDVTAAQVAKLLHQHGFHRAKPLHGGLDAWNAAYRSDQPAPASLLGEGLPS from the coding sequence ATGCCCAACCTCATTTATCTGCTCGAACATTACGGTGTCCTGATTGTCTTTGGCATCGTGCTGGTGGAGCAGCTCGGCCTGCCGATTCCCGCTTTTCCCATCCTCGTGGTGGCGGGGGCGCTGGCCGTCGATGGCGACATGAATGGGGGGCTGGTGCTGGCTGCCGCGCTGGGCGCTTGCCTGATCAGCGACTTCACGTGGTTCCGCGCGGGCCGGCATTTCGGCAAGCGCATCCTGCGGCTGCTATGTCGCATCTCGCTGTCGCCCGATTACTGCGTCAGCCAGACGGAAGATAAATTCAAGCGTTGGGGCCCGAAAGCCCTGATCGTCTCCAAATTCGTGCCGGGATTCAATACCGTCGCCGCGCCCATGTCGGGCGCGCTGGGCACGCCGCCGGGCCTGTTCTTCCTGTACGCGGGCCTGGGCGCCTTGCTGTGGAGCGGCACGGGCATCGTCGTCGGCGTGATTTTCCATTCCAGCGTGCAACAGGTGCTCGACTTGCTCAGCACCATGGGCAGCACGGCCTTGCTGATGCTGGCGACCTTGCTGGGCTTGTTCCTGCTGTACAAATTCCTCGAACGCCGGCGCTTCCGCCAGGCCTTGCAAATCGAGCGCATCGGCATCGACGAATTGCTCGAACTCATAGAGCAGGGCGAGGAACCGCTGATGGTTGACGCCCGCAGCGCCACGGCGCAGGCGCTGGAACCGGCTGTGCCGGGCGCCTTGTTTTTCAATGGCAAGGAACCGGTGCCGGCCATGATCGCCATGGACAAGGACCGCCACATCATCGTGTATTGCAGCTGTCCCAATGACGTGACGGCCGCACAAGTGGCCAAGCTGCTGCACCAGCACGGCTTTCACCGCGCCAAGCCCCTGCATGGCGGCCTCGATGCGTGGAATGCCGCCTATCGCTCGGACCAGCCGGCGCCCGCCAGCTTGCTGGGTGAAGGCTTGCCCTCCTGA